The genomic window GGAGAACTACTGTACAGTTTATTGATGTGGATGTTCCCATATATAATATAAATGGATACATGCCATTGGTCAGAACTGGTGTTATGAAACTGATGGAgactatttggtaaaaaaaaaaatatatatatttaactaggcacatagcatacataacaggctaggataattaaagtggcaggttaggataattaaagtggcaggttaggtgaattagcgtggcaggttaggtgaattagcgtggcaggttaggagactgaggttaaggttaggaaaagggtgagGGTTAGAGATTTGTTTACCATGCAGGTTTGGAAAACTAACGTGTCAGGTTATGATAATTAACGTGGTGGTTGGAGACTgagattaaggttaggaaaagggttatggTTTAGCTACAATGCTACAGTTGTCAACAACTGTTGTCCCCAACGCAAAAGAAACAGTCACGGACCAATGGGGAGCATCAATTGGTGTAaacttgatatcatgaaacacccgatatcagagaacgcccctaattgcggtctgcaattacacccttctcggATCAAGGGGGCAGGCTTCCAGTCTATAAGCATGCTTTCCACTGTGCTCAGAGGGCATTTTCGGTTCTGCAGTTCAGCTGAAGCACGGGCAAATTCCCATTGATGGCCCCATAGCGAagtcacatttaaaaaaataataataatttatcaTCAAGTTTCTTAACAAAACATCTTttgaattattcaagtaattgCCTTAGAGTCAGATTTTTTCCCATCACTCACAGCCAAAGTTATTAACTATTTTAGATTCATGCAGTGAGGTGGGTGAGCTTATGCCACATGCAGATGTTGAAaggaaaacacacctcttgacCTGCGTGTGCATAATGTAGGTCAAGGAGCAGCCTcatctcatagactagatgtaacatagtaaatataaatcagGGACTCTCAaaatagtatgatatgttacatttttatggttacataagacaggtggttacttaataaatggaatttggtggtgctgtactgtaacagtGAGCTGAGCCAGTTGAAACTATTGACGTCAGGGATATATTGTTGGTGACTGTGTGTTCCTTTattagttttgtgtttttttattattttatttctggTCCCCTCCTACCTGAGAGGCATGAGGCCTGTGTGGCGTTGCACTGTTAAAATCATCCCAGTGTGGAGATGAAACACCTGTGTGTTACAAAGCcacatgctctgtcctctctgctctacctaggtgttttaatgtgggtaatacagagataatactaatacagagataaccactgctctacctaggtgttttaatgtgggtaatacagagataatactaataccgagataaaacacctaggtagagcagtggttgtctcggtattagtattatctctgttttACCCacgttaaaacacctaggtagagcggTGGTTAACGTGGGTaaaacagagataatactaatacagagataaccactgatctacctaggtgttttaatgttagtaatactaatacagagataaccattgAACATGCATTTTCCATTATGTCATTGTGTTTACCATTTCAGAACCTTACATCTGTAGTTTGAAGCATATACAGGGCATTATataagagcccttgactttttccacattttgttaagttacagacttattcgaaaattgattaaatgcattttttttccccctcatcaatatacacactataccccataatgacaaagtgaaaacaggtttttagcaaATATATAAAAATGAACACCTTAtttattattcagaccctttgctcagactcgaaattgagctcaagtgcatcctgtttccattgatcatccttgagatgtttctataacttgactggaatccacctgtggtaaattcaaatgattggacatgattggaaaaggatcacacctgtctatataaggtcccacagttgacagtgcaagtcagagcaaaaaccaagcaatgaaatCAAAGAAATAGTCTGTTGAGCTTCGAGACAGGTttgtggcgaggcacagatctggggaagagaacaaaaacatttctcaaatctctgttggctgggctccccgcttgtgccgtcAAACTCCTGTCCCACGTTGGGCGCAAACATTTTAAGGGCTtaagggagtcccatagggaagaGCACACttagcccagcatcgtccgggtttggccgtcattttaaataactatttgttgttaactgacttgactagataaataaagattaaataaaaataaaaaattaaaagtgggatgcattgccagcaaagccacgacacaacaagacactaaacaatacattaattgcgctgaaacggtgcccacaaactgttacatAAAGCTGACCCAACAGCATAGTCCCAAcaacttaccactgctacacctggctatcaacggagccttgtctggcaacgaaacagttcattcagcctcatttactgctttaaaaaaaaacatggctggcttacttaaacaaatgtggtttctactgacaattgagatgtacaaactatggcataaggggatgtaAAGCGGATAAGAGAAagtctgtaatttcgattaagacattaatgagcgagctacgacggacgtagtcaatataactatttgtgcAGCCCTTTTGAAATGCaaagcgacagaattcagaacatggaccgttcttacagtgttctccctgtacgccaagtcagaaccgtaggataaataaaagggCATACACGCAGACAATGAAAattcttacaatattcaatgattacatttctcaaaaacaggttataggctacatgtgaaccaccaagtcagaacaggaGACAAAatgaagaggtgaaaatagaccaaattattagggtgaggcacatgggctactaacattttactacacaacatacacttagtattactttcttagctacagtatacacatctctctggcatattacatcatttatgcagcagcagacaagacatttttggactcaccttgttatgctgtgctcacttgaacaggaaggttgCGCGGCAGTCCTTCAtgggcatattttgtcatcaaactttgtcatcaaagtctggcattctctggatttatggtgctttcaaaactgGGAACTCAAAGGTAAAAATAATGgaatcagtgatcttcaggtcgtagctgtagaaagaggcccgagttcccaatttacaattccgagttggaggaaagttcaaaacgtattttacCAGTTGTAGCTCAtttttccccgagttcccagttgtcttgaactcactcaagtcagattttgcagtacagagttaagttgttttgagcgcggcacaaatcaaaCTTCATTGACAGCagggccaatgttgaatgtttacaattttaaacgaggaaaagagccccttaatcttcGACTTGGGACCACagagccactccactgaatagcaggctaatgattgctttgcaatgcttgcagttagccactgattccttccaaaccactcattgttgaattcgccatttccaacttgttgtgtaatgtttgtccaatggccgatgagcaccgatacgttttatctataatttctcattatttctcttcatatgacaaagattaaaaaggatttgccagtagattgtcaacttgattcatgatgatgactactagctcagattttgaaagtaagatgttgacatgatcagtccaatcaaagcgactgtagatataacatgatttgaagttattttatctgtggacaatgaccttgagccttcttggatgtgcacttctaatgtaactatggcagcacccaaggggcttggattttcaagttctacccttagacttggcagtgacgtattgtccccatgaataacagaacactgagccaatcacggcacaacgctccgtattttctgctggcttgccccacctccACAGAAAGCAATGAGCTAGGCTGAAAGACCTGCATTTGAGCTGCCTAACTCAAGAAAAcgaaaaagagaccatgtttataTACTAACATATTAACAACTCAATTAcatgttttttacattgtttgcaaacagatcatttttttctcacttttttatcgctaaaactgtggggctcaaaacaggtggccaacctgccctgaatgatgggtcgccactgaacttatctagaacactggAGTCCATCTGGATGTTTAACCTTCCAAAGTTCccccatgtcaccctgctcctccgtacattccactggcttccagtcgaagctcacatccactacaagacaatgGTGTTTACTTACGGTGCAGCAAGAGGACCTGCCCCATCTCTACCTTCAGGCGATGCTCAAACCCTgtatcccaacccgagcactcagttctgccacctctggtctcatggCCATCCCACTGCTACAGGAAGTCAAACTCCCTCTCAGTCCAGTCTaagcacttctctgtcctggcaccccaatggtggcaccagcttccctctgatggtaggacagcagagtccctgcccatctgcccGAAAAGGTCTGAAACCCTACATCTTTAAAGAGTATCCccccaaaataataataataataataatgtgacactgactaattgaggagaaatgtatttactgtgatatgtggttgtctcacctggctatcttaagatgaatgtactggtgacatcacagggtcagagagaactcctgactgtagtcatacaaaaatactccaggcactcagcccataagaaccattcatactgtcagatctaatatgaagaactgaatacaaccataacaaccattcatactgtcagatctaatatgaagaactgaatacaaccataacaaccattcatactgtcagatctaatatgaagaactgaatacaaccataagaaccattcatactgtcagatctaatatgaagaactgaatacaaccataagaaccattcatactgtcagatctaatatgaagaactgaatacaaccataagaaccattcatactgtcagatctaatatgaagaactgaatacaaccataacaaccattcatactgtcagatctaatatgaagaactgaatacaaccataacaaccattcatactgtcagatctaatatgaagaactgaatacaaccataacaaccattcatactgtcagatctaatatgaagaactgaatacaaccataacaaccattcatactgtcagatctaatatgaagaactgaatacaaccataacaaccattcatactgtcagatctaatatgaagaactgaatacaaccataagaaccattcatactgtcagatctaatatgaagaactgaatacaaccataacaaccattcatactgtcagatctaatatgaagaactgaatacaaccataacaaccattcatactgtcagatctaatatgaagaactgaatacaaccataagaaccattcatactgtcagatctaatatgaagaactgaatacaaccataacaaccattcatactgtcagatctaatatgaagaactgaatacaaccataacaaccattcatactgtcagatctaatatgaagaactgaatacaaccataacaaccattcatactgtcagatctaatatgaagaactgaatacaaccataagaaccattcatactgtcagatctaatatgaagaactgaatacaaccataagaaccattcatactgtcagatctaatatgaagaactgaatacaaccataagaaccattcatactgtcagatctaatatgaagaactgaatacaaccataagaaccattcatactgtcagatctaatatgaagaactgaatacaaccataacaaccattcatactgtcagatctaatatgaagaactgaatacaaccataagaaccattcatactgtcagatctaatatgaagaactgaatacaaccataacaaccattcatactgtcagatctaatatgaagaactgaatacaaccataagaaccattcatactgtcagatctaatatgaagaactgaatacaaccataacaaccattcatactgtcagatctaatatgaagaactgaatacaaccataagaaccattcatactgtcagatctaatatgaagaactgaatacaaccataagaaccattcatactgtcagatctaatatgaagaactgaatacaaccataagaaccattcatactgtcagatctaatatgaagaactgaatactaaagagaagaagaggttgaccagtacatattcatgtaactttatttttcattggcagatcaattaagtttgcttcaatgcagttatccaaacacattcatgatcagtaaaaTAACTCATCTagttttaaagacaattaataaacacatggattcatttcataaactgtgtatcattaaataaagttgtaaaataATCCCCCCAAACTAATGGTGAAAAGTGATCgtcacaccatctctatctgatacatgttaggggcggaaggtagcctagtggttagagcgtttggccagtaaccaaaatgttgctagatcgaatccccgagctggtaaggtaaaaatctgtcgttctgcctctgaacaaggcagttaacccactgttcttaagccagcattgtaagtaagaatttgttcttaactgacttgcctagttaagtaaaggctcaataaaaaaaagtgtctactaactcattcccacagaatactgcagagggacaacctggtctcagagcaaaacgtatTATATATTACAAAAACATCCGTGCCACTCATTTAGTAGGTTACATTACATTGGCCTACCAATAtaaactgaactaaaatataaactaaacatgtaaagtgttggtttcatgagctgaaataaaaaattccagcaatgttccatatgcacaaaaagctaatgtctctcaaatgttgtgcacaactttgtttatatccctgttagtgagcatttcagcctttgtcaagataatccatccacctgacaggtgtggcatatcaagatgctgataaaacagcagtatcattacacaggtgcaccttgtgctgggggacaataaaaggccacacaacacaatgtcacagttGTCTCAAGTTCagggaatgtgcaattgtcatgatgactgcaggaatgtccaccagagctgttgccagagaactcaatatttatatctTTACCATAAGTCACCTCTaacgtccttttagagaatttgccagtacatccaaccggcctcacaactgcagatcacatgtaaccacggcagTCCAGGACCTCTTCACCTTTAGGATTGTCTGGGAGGGGGctgagtagtatttctgtctgtaataaagaccttttgtggggaaaaactcatgctgattggctgggcctggctcccaagtgggcttATGCCCTCCCAAGTCCCACCCATgcctgagcccctgcccagtcatgtgaaatccatagattagggcctcatttattacaattgactgatttccttatacaaACTgtacatctttgaaattgttgcgtttagattgttgttcagtataatacgacttgtaggacgtatcgtatgttatgaattacaattcgtatgttattttacgcattgctattcatacaatatgttacgaacttgtaatatgtatgatatgttacgaattccaatttgttgttgctaacgttagctaggttaggggtgaggggtttaaggtagagttaaatgggtttaggggaaaggttagctaacatgctaagtagttgcatgctaagctaacatgctaacatagctaaaaagtagtaagaagttgcaaagttgctaattagctaaaatgctaaagtcctccttgatgagattcaaacacgcagcCTTTGGCTAGATGTTTGACTTACATGCGCACCCCtccacagagcaggagtaaggcttctcccctgtgtgtatacaTTGGTGTGTTAAGTTGCTATGGTGAGAGAAACTCACCCAAAAGTCAGAGAAGACGTAAGCAGGCTTCTCTCATGCGCGTGTTCTCTGATCAACTTTTAGCTCAGTtgctgttttgaagcattttacacaggcAGAGGaggagtatggcttctctccttCATGTATATGTTGGTCTTTTTAAGGTATCCAGTCGAGAGAAACTCACCCACAGTCAGAACAGGAGGAAGGGcttttctactgtatgtgttctctggtgaacttttagctcatttgatgttttaaaacattttccaaggtcagagcaggagtatggcttctcccctgtatgtatacgttcatgtgattttaagttgaaaagttgagagaaactagttccacagtcagggcataagaaaggcttctctcctgtgtgtgttctctgatgaacttttagctgagttgatgttttaaaacgttttccacagtcagagcagacgtaaggcttctctcctgtgtgtatacgttggtgtgtttttaaggtgcccagacgagagaaactcgccccacagtcagagcaggagtatggcttctctcctgtatgtatacgttcatgtgtttttaagtgggAAAATTttgagaaactagttccacagtcagagcagtaatacggcttctctcctgtgtgtgttctctgatgaacttttagctcagtggatgttttgaagcattttccacagtcagagcagacgtaaggcttctctcctgtgtgagtcatctgatgaacttttagctgagttgatgttttaaaacgttttccacagtcagagcagacgtaaggcttctctccggtgtgtataagttggtgtgtttttaaggtgccCAGATGAGAGAAACttgccccacagtcagagcagaagaaaggcttctctcctgtgtgagtcctcTGATGAATTTTCagctcatttgatgttttaaatttttttccacagtcagagcagtaataaggtttctctcctgtgtgtgttctctgatgaacttttagatgagttgatgttgtgaagcattttccacagtcagagcaggagaatggcttctcccctgtatgtatacgttcatgtgactttaagtgggaaagttgagagaaacaagttccacagtcagcgcagaagaaaggcttctctcctgtgtgtgttctctgatgaacttttagttcatttgattttttaaaacattttccacagtcagagcaggaataaggcttcgctcctgtgtgtataagttggtgtgtttttaaggttCCCAGacgagagaaactcgccccacagtcagagcagaagaaaggcttgtctcctgtatgtatacgttcatgtgtttttaagtgggAAAATTTTGAGAagctagttccacagtcagagcagtaatacggcttctctcctctgtgtgttctctgatgaacttttagctcagttgatgttttgaagcattttccacagtcagagcagacgtaaggcttctctcctgtgtgagtcttctgatgaacttttagctcagttgatgttttgaagcgttttccacagtcagagcagacgtaagccttctctccggtgtgtataagttggtgtgtttttaaggtgcccagatgagagaaactcaccccacagtcagagcagaagaaaggcttctctcctgtgtgtgttctctgatgaacttttagctcatataatgttttaaaacatttcccacagtcagagcaggagtatggcttctcccctgtatgtatacgttcatgtgattttaagttggaaagttgagagaaactaattccacagtcagagcagaagaaaggcttctctcctgtgtgtgttctctgatgaaccttTAGCTGAGAgtatgttttaaaacattttccacagtcagagcagtaataaggcttctctcctgtgtgtgttctctgatgaacttttagctcagttgatgttttgaagcattttccacagtcagagcaggagtaaggcctctctcctgtgtgtatttttaggtgtatttttagctttgatagaaatgggaaaatctctTCACAGTGTGGGCAGTGATGAGACCTCTTAGCTctctgatcttcctgctgttgctctctggatgtagagaatgtctcaacatggtatCCTGTGTGAACATaagaagaaccagtcagttggtgtgatatacagtggggagaacaagtatttgatacactgccgattttgcagattttcctacttacaaagcatgtagaggtctgtaatttttatcataggtacacttcaactgtgagagacggaatctaaaacaaaaatcccgaaaatcacattgtatgatttttaagtaattaattagcattttattgcatgacataagtatttgatacatcagaaaagcagaacttaatatttggtacagaatcctttgtttgcaattacagagatcatacgtttcctgtagttcttgaccaggtttgcacacactgcagcagggattttggcccactcctccatacagaccttctccagatccttcaggtttcggggctgtcgctgggcaatacggactttcagctccctccaaagattttctattgggttcaggtctggagactggctaggccactccaggaccttgagatacttcttacggagccactccttatttgccctggctgtgtgtttcgggtcgttgtcatgctggaagacccagccacgacccatcatcaatgctcttactgagggaaggaggttgttggctaagatctcgcaatacatggccccatccatcctcccctcaatacggtgcagtcgtcctgtcccctttgcagaaaagcatccccaaagaatgatgtttccacctccatgcttcacggttgggatggtgttcttggggttgtactcatccttcttcttcctccaaacacggcgagtggagtttagaccaaaaagctctatttttgaatcatcagaccacatgaccttctcccattcctcctctggatcatccagatggtcattggcaaacttcagacaggcctggacatgcgcctgcttgagcagggggaccttgtgtgcgctgcaggattttaatccatgacggcgtagtgtgttactaatggttttctttgagactgtggtcccagctctcttcaggtcattgaccaggtcctgccgtgtagttctgggctgatccctcaccttcctcatgatcattgatgccccacgaagtgagatcttgcatggagccccagaccgagggtgattgaccatcatcttgaacttcttctaTTTTCTtctattttctaataattgcgccaacagttgttgccttctcaccaagctgcttgcctattgtcctgtagcccatcccagccttgtgcaggtctacaattttatccctgatgtccttacacagctctctggtcttggccattgtggagaggttggagtctgtttgattgagtgtgtggacaggtgtcttttatacaggtaacgagttcaaacaggtgcagttaatacaggtaatgagtggagaacaggagggcttcttaaagaaaaactaacaggtctgtgagagccggaattcttactggttggtaggtgatcaaatacttatgtcatgcaataaaatgcaaatgaattacttaaaaatcatacaatgtgattttctggatttttgttttacattccgtctctcacagttgaagtgtacctatgataaaaaattacagacctctacatgctttgtaagtaggaaaacctgcaaaatcggcagtgtatcaaatacttgttctccccactgtacatgttaatcaaatgtattttatgaagccctttttacatcagtagttgtcacaaagtgcttaaccTGTCTGGTACAAGTGGGATGCTAgcatcccacctcgacaacagccagtgaaattgcagggcgccaaattcaaaacaacggaaatcccataattaaaattcctcaaacatacaagaattttacaccattttaaatataaacttcttgtaaatccagccacagtgtccgattttaaataggctttacggcgaaagcacactaaacgattatgttaggtcagcacctagtcacagaaaaccatacagcaattttccagccaaggagaggtcTCATAAAAGTCAGAAAtaccgattaaattaatcactaacctttgatgatcttcatcagatggcactcacaggacttcatgttacacaataaatgtttgtttcgttcgataaagttaatctttatgtccaaaaacctcatttgaaattggtgtgttgtgttcagaaatgcattgtctcaaacaaacatttggtgaaagtgcagagagccacatcaaataacagaaatactcatcataaacattgataaaagatacaagtgttaaacatacgaataccgataaacttctccttaatgcaaccgctgtgtcagatttcaaaaaggctttacggcgaaagcacactttgcgattacGTTAGGTCAGCGACTAGacacagaaacccatacagccatt from Salvelinus namaycush isolate Seneca chromosome 40, SaNama_1.0, whole genome shotgun sequence includes these protein-coding regions:
- the LOC120033638 gene encoding zinc finger protein 585A-like; its protein translation is YSCSDCGKCFKTSTELKVHQRTHTGEKPYYCSDCGKCFKTYSQLKVHQRTHTGEKPFFCSDCGISFSQLSNLKSHERIHTGEKPYSCSDCGKCFKTLYELKVHQRTHTGEKPFFCSDCGVSFSHLGTLKTHQLIHTGEKAYVCSDCGKRFKTSTELKVHQKTHTGEKPYVCSDCGKCFKTSTELKVHQRTHRGEKPYYCSDCGTSFSKFSHLKTHERIHTGDKPFFCSDCGASFSRLGTLKTHQLIHTGAKPYSCSDCGKCFKKSNELKVHQRTHTGEKPFFCADCGTCFSQLSHLKSHERIHTGEKPFSCSDCGKCFTTSTHLKVHQRTHTGEKPYYCSDCGKKFKTSNELKIHQRTHTGEKPFFCSDCGASFSHLGTLKTHQLIHTGEKPYVCSDCGKRFKTSTQLKVHQMTHTGEKPYVCSDCGKCFKTSTELKVHQRTHTGEKPYYCSDCGTSFSKFSHLKTHERIHTGEKPYSCSDCGASFSRLGTLKTHQRIHTGEKPYVCSDCGKRFKTSTQLKVHQRTHTGEKPFLCPDCGTSFSQLFNLKSHERIHTGEKPYSCSDLGKCFKTSNELKVHQRTHTVEKPFLLF